The sequence taatttttatttcaactaTGCATTATTCATGAATATGTAATACAAGCTAGTTTAAGCTATTAAGATAGTTTGTCATTTATTGGCAATACGCATAAGAAGAGTAAAAAGTTGAAGGGGCTTAGACATCATGGGCATGTGATCAGATCCTAAAATCTCTTCCACTTGATCAGGCGGATTCTTTTCAATCATTAACTGTTGAAATTCCTTCTTTAGAATTTTATCTTCAGCTGCCACAATGTACGCTCGTCTAACTGATCcataatttttgtttgaaagaACTATCTCCTCTGATATTTCATCCAAACTGTGAAAATAAATTGGCCTTACTAATGTAGTAGCCAGTGCCCAGTCCTAACAccaagaaggaaaagaaaagcgTTTATCACGGCCATTCTCTTTATCAAGAGTACTAGTACTCagctatttcaatttatatttttactatgCTCTGCAGTCTGCTTACCTGAATTGGGCTCAGTGGATAAAGATAACTCGCCAAGTATTTCGGACCAAAGATGAAGGTTGTTGGAGGATTGGCAAGTCCATTATCGAATGTTAGACGATTATCGAGTTTAGATATTGCTCCACTGGATGACTgcagtaaaataaaataatttcaaacatGAATATGAGCTAACATAAAGAAAATCATCTCATGGCTGAATTTGAAAATGATACCTCATTAAAGACGGTGGCTGCATCAAGAATTAGACCGGGCATTAGAGCAGTGACAAATATAGCAACTGAAATCTTTTCAGGAAAGCTTTCCATGGCTTTAGATATGGCGAATCCGCCAAGGCTATGTCCAACAAGAATAACTTTTTCATCTACTGGAAGAGAAGCCATGAACTCCATTAGCGGACTAAAGTAATCTGATAAATGTGGGATTTCAAGGACCTGTTTCGGGTTGACCCCTGAAGCACCCAAGTCCAGAGCTGTTACATTATGCCCTGAAGTTTTTATTGACGCCATAATTTTGTACCAAGACCAGGCTCCATGGCAAGCCCCATGAACTAGCACGAAGTGCTTGCGAGTTTTAGGCCGTTTAGGCCCTGACATGGTTGCATTTACACATGACAACAGAAGTATTAGAATTACTAGACTTGATAGAAACTTGTTTTCCTCCATagatttttcttcttcctttgaaGAATGAGCACATTGTATGAAGCATTACAAGGCAATTATATAATTCCAGGAGTTTGacatttgttaattaatttacttACTTTCATGCTGAAGTAACCCCATGTTAGGTGCTATAGgtgcattttatttttttattggatgTGTTTGTTGGAAGTTCAATCATTCATCAAAAGAgaataaacaagtaaaatttcTGATTTCACCAGATAATTGGAATGAAATCATtcactattttattttcatattggaTGGGTATATTTGGTCACTTATATAACAATAAAGATATGCGAGCCACTTTTGAAACATAAAGACATGTTTTATCTAACCTGGCAAAAGTGTGTTACTTCAATAATTTCTGATATTGAGACTCTTTCCCAACTGTATTGGCAAGTTCGGTCAAACCCTCCAAAGAAACAAATAGCCTAATAACACactaaaaaaaactttacaATGGCCAAACTTTGATGCTGCACTCTAGAATAATTTCCTAAATAGGCTTCAAAAATAGCCTCCAACAAATAGTATCAAGTCACAATTTGGTCAAACAACCATTCAACTCATTGCTTCAGTCATACGCAGTTTCcagaatcaagaaaaaaattagcaaTAAACAGAGTCGTCTCAAACCTGACCAAAGAGGGCTTACAGATTCTGTTTGGAGAATTTTTCTTCTAGGAAAAATGGCTCTATGATAAGGAGACCACCACTAGTCAACCGGAGATGCCAAACCGATGTGTGCATGATGCCGGACCAAGATTTGTACTCTCACGCGCCTCCACGCTCGCTTCGAACTGGGTCGTCTCCGCCAGCTTTAACGGCGCGTGTGATTCACGCACTTCTCCTCTGAAACCGGCTTCTGGGGTTCTTGTAGATCGGGGTAAGCTGGTCGTTGACAGCAGCTAATTTCagattcaaaaatttcattcaCATATTTACCCTTTCTGATACTATTTAAAGATACGACAGAATTATCCAAGTGTATGTAAGCAGACCACCCATCTGTGCCCCAGTGAAACTTTAACCCAGTCTAACAATCATTATTGTAGAGAGACCAAACAAGTTGCGGATGGACTTGCTAAGGAATCAACAAAATTGATTCTGTGAGTTTTATTTTGACACAATTCTGTGAGAGTTTTAAGTCAAATCTTGACTGTTTCTCTCCCATCTTTTCCTTTGCGTTTGTTCAATCTTTCGTCTTGCGTCTTCAATCACGTACTTTCCAACATAGTTGTTTAACCCACGAGATAAGGGAAGTGTTGTGGTACCGCTTGTAAGACACCAATTGAACCAAGATAGTAATATTGATATGCAATTAGAGGAAATAGAGGTTGTTTATTAATGTCAGTTCCAAACACTGTACAACGAAACATAACAGCTGAAAGAAAATGATTGAGATATCTAATTAACTAACTCGACATTGGGGCTTCCATAAAAGAATTCATGAGATCGCCATACAAAATGCATCAGATATGTGAATTGCTGCTTCCCTCCTCGGCTGTGCAGTCATGtagattaaattatttcaatGAAGATTTATTCTTGGATATGTAATGAAAAGTTGCGTCGTCATTTGTGAGCAATGCTCATAATAAGAGTAAAAAGTTGAAGGGGCTTAGACATCATGACCATATGGTCAGAGCCCTGTATCGCTTTCACTTCATCAGGTGGATTCTTTTCAATCATTTGTAGTTGAAATTCCTTCTTTAGAAATTTATCTTTAGCAGCAACAATGAACACTCGCCTAACTGATCCATACCTTTGGCTTGAAAGAACTATCTCCTTTCCAACATCTTCTGCACTGTATAAGTATATTGGCCTTACTAGTGTAGTGGCCAACGTCAAATCCTAACACCAAGAAGGAAAATAGACTAATCTAAAGCAGTTACTTTCCATGTCCATGACCAGAATAACAGGACTTAGCTATTTCACGTATATATCTATGTTATGTTTTGCTTACCTCAATTGGGCTCAGCTGGTAAACATAAGCGGCCAAGTACTTTGGACCATCAAGGAAGGTGGTTGGAGGATTGGTAGGTCCATTATCATATGTCACACGATTATCAAGTGCAGATAACACTCCCTTAGATGACTATAACATTAGTTTCAAACATGTAAAAAGTGTAAGCAAACATATATAACAGATCATCCCCATGGCTAGAATTCGAATACATATGTGATATGACAAATTGGTACCTCAATGTAGACGGTGGTTGCGTTGAGATTTGGACCAGGCATTAGAGCAGTGACAAATACAGCAACTGAAATCTTTTCGGGAAAATTTTCCATGGCTTTAGATATGGCTAATCCACCATGGCTATGGCCTACAAGAACCACTTTTTCATGTGCTGGAAGAGAAGCCATGAACTTCATTAATGGACCAAAGTAATCGGGTAAGTGTTGGACTTGGAGGACCTTCTTAGGGTTGATTCCTGAAGCACCCAAGTCAATAGCGGTGACATTATGTCCTGAAGATCTCATTAACGCCACAATCTTGTACCAAGACCAGGCTCCATTGCCTGCCTTGTGAACTAGCACAAAGTGCTTGCTAGGTTTAGGACATTTAGACCCTGACAAGGCTGCATTTACATATGGCAACAGAAGTATTAGAACTACTAGACTTGTTAGATACATATTTTTCTCCATATCTTTGTGCCCTTTTGAAGAATGAGCACATAAAGCTTTCTTAACGGATGTGTCAAGTTAATGTGGCCCTAGTAAAATGAAACAGAGGGAGTAGATTAAGAAATTGAAATGATTCATGATGGTATTTATAGCTTGGAAAAAGGGATTGCCTTTCGTGTTTgagcattttttttaattaaagtgCACGTAGCATACAATCTTTAATGAAAGGTGACATTTAGATATGCATTTTAGTTCCTCCTAACCTATATTTTCAGCTAGCTAGCTAGCTTGGACCAACTTTTGGTaagaatgataaataaaaagtgTAAGGATTTAATTGTTGAGAAAAGTATGAGCTTGAGGAGGAAGAGGGTCCTGGGAGGGGGTAAGAGTGGCTATAATTTTAATGGTTCGACTCGCATAGACCTCCTTACACTCTGCTACTATGACCTGCATTTGTACACAATAACTCCCAGTTACTGCGCTATCTGTTCATTTTTAAAGTTGTGGATTGAGGTAAATGGCATCAACAAGAGTTTGCTCATCTACAGCGTATTCCTCCTTCATATCGTCCTCCTCCCCATTGACGTGACTTAACTGCTTGGTCTCGAAACAAATTGAACAAAATTTAAGTAATTACAGGAACTAGAGGTCCTTTATTGATGTAAATTTCAAACTGTGAAATTACAACCGAAAGAAATTAACTAGGATTTCTATGGAAGGAACTGAGTCATCATATAAATGCATCAAATATGTGAATTGACTGAAGTTCTGTTCTCATCCTTAAGCATGTCCCCCTTATTCTTCTTAACTAACAGCTCTTAATTAGTGGTCAGAGCCCTGAATCTCTTCCACTTCATTTGATGGAGTCtttcaatcatcaattttagaAATTCCTTCGTCAAGGTATTATTTTCAGCAGTAACAATAAACACTCGCCTAACCGATCCATATTTTTTCCTTGTAAGAATTATCTCCTTAAAAGCATTTTTCGCGttgtataaataaaatgacCTTACTAGTGTAGAATAAGTCAGTTAAGATGTATTCTTCATAAATAGATTGTAATCATCAGTTAcagaaaatttatgaaatatacaGATCACTtcctctcttcttctctctgtttctctcttcttctattCATCTCCATTGATTGAATCCTCCAGTTCTCTCCTAGACAATCTTTCGATCCTCGAATCTTTAGGATTCCTGCAATCGAACCACTATTCAGTAAAAATTTTCTTGGAACAATGATCCTATAACTCAACCGGAGATGCCTAACCGATGTTGGAACAGGAAGCCGCACCAAGATTTGTCCACTCACGCGTCTCCACGCGCACTTCGAACTGGGTTGCCTCACCAGCTTTGACGGCGCGTGTGATTTACGCACTTCTCCTCTGGAAACCGGCTTCTGTAGATCGGGGTCGTTCTTAGGTTGGTAGCAGCCGCTAAATTTTCAGATTCAAAAAATTCACACACACTGACCCAATCCCGCAAGCTTTCTGAGGTAACTCAGAAAATTGTTACCATTTAAAGATATGAAAACCTAGGTGAGAAAGAGAATCGTCCGAGTCTATATAAGCAGACTGCATGCCTATTTATTCCTAATCAATGTGAAACTTTAACCAAGTCTAACCATCATCATTATAGAGAGGCCAATCAAGTTGCGGATGGACTTGCTAAGGAATCAACAAAATTGATTCTGTGAGTTTTATTTTAACGCTAGTGTTTGATTGTTTCTCTCACTTTCCCTTTGTTTGTTCAATCTTTCGTCTTTACCCACGAGATAAGGAAAGTGTTGTGGTACCGATTGTAACACTCCAATTGAACCAAGATAATAAATATTGATATGTAATTAGAGGAAATAGAGGTCATTCATTGATGTCAGTTCTAAACACTGAAATTATAACTAAACGAAATAACAAcccaaagaaagaaaatgattgAGATATCTAATTAACTAATCGCCATAGAAATGCATCATATATGTGAAATTGCTGCTTCCCTCCTCGGCTGTGCAGTCATGTTGATTAAATTACTAAGCTTCATTCTTGGATATGTAATGAAAAGCTGTGTGGTCATTTGTGAGCAATGCTCATAATAAGAGTAAAAAGTTGAAGGGGCTTCGACATCATGACCATATGGTCAGATTCGATCTCTTTCACTTCATTAGGTGGATTCTTTTCAATCAGGGGTTCTGTTTTCTGCTAACTTACTTCCATGCTGAAGCAACCCAAATTGGCTATTTAGATTTTTTATATCCATAAGACG comes from Solanum pennellii chromosome 1, SPENNV200 and encodes:
- the LOC107029964 gene encoding methylesterase 3-like isoform X2 codes for the protein MASIKTSGHNVTALDLGASGVNPKQVLEIPHLSDYFSPLMEFMASLPVDEKVILVGHSLGGFAISKAMESFPEKISVAIFVTALMPGLILDAATVFNESSSGAISKLDNRLTFDNGLANPPTTFIFGPKYLASYLYPLSPIQDWALATTLVRPIYFHSLDEISEEIVLSNKNYGSVRRAYIVAAEDKILKKEFQQLMIEKNPPDQVEEILGSDHMPMMSKPLQLFTLLMRIANK
- the LOC107029964 gene encoding methylesterase 3-like isoform X1; the protein is MEENKFLSSLVILILLLSCVNATMSGPKRPKTRKHFVLVHGACHGAWSWYKIMASIKTSGHNVTALDLGASGVNPKQVLEIPHLSDYFSPLMEFMASLPVDEKVILVGHSLGGFAISKAMESFPEKISVAIFVTALMPGLILDAATVFNESSSGAISKLDNRLTFDNGLANPPTTFIFGPKYLASYLYPLSPIQDWALATTLVRPIYFHSLDEISEEIVLSNKNYGSVRRAYIVAAEDKILKKEFQQLMIEKNPPDQVEEILGSDHMPMMSKPLQLFTLLMRIANK
- the LOC107029869 gene encoding salicylic acid-binding protein 2-like, with the protein product MEKNMYLTSLVVLILLLPYVNAALSGSKCPKPSKHFVLVHKAGNGAWSWYKIVALMRSSGHNVTAIDLGASGINPKKVLQVQHLPDYFGPLMKFMASLPAHEKVVLVGHSHGGLAISKAMENFPEKISVAVFVTALMPGPNLNATTVYIESSKGVLSALDNRVTYDNGPTNPPTTFLDGPKYLAAYVYQLSPIEDLTLATTLVRPIYLYSAEDVGKEIVLSSQRYGSVRRVFIVAAKDKFLKKEFQLQMIEKNPPDEVKAIQGSDHMVMMSKPLQLFTLIMSIAHK